A genomic stretch from Phycisphaerae bacterium includes:
- a CDS encoding tetratricopeptide repeat protein: protein MMNRLIAHPAFCIGLIVVATMAAYLPVSRAGFIWDDDDYVTRNPTLRSAEGLRQIWTDTKATPQYYPLAFTSFWIEYHLWGLAPLGYHIVNVLLHAGCAILIWRLLLLLGVPGALLAAMLFAVHPLHVESVAWITERKNVLSGLFYLAATLAYLRWIRIDEPGASRPSSWLLYVLAFVFFLCALLSKSVTATLPAAVLLVLWWKRGRLGLRDILPMIPWFVVAAAMVTFTVSLERQHVGTEQLEWNLGVIDRILLAGRAASFYLWKLVWPANLIFFYPRWQIDSADVFQYVFPVGVLVALVALFALRRRAGRGPLTAALYYLGTLSPALGFVMAYPMRFSFVADHFCYLASIGPIVLFSALVVAAFRERLPVGLPAALAVLGILGVLTWQQTRIYKDEETLWHDTIARNPGAWAAHNNLGRLQAGRGQFDKAAGYFAETARLFPEFPEAHYNLGNAYVFLGRLDEAEAELKEALRLVPHYVNAHYCLGLLREKQGRPDEAIAKYRDAVGLNKYFIPAHMSLTQLLVKQGRTSDALAELDRGIVAFEDKPDASLLHKAKAGILLSNAKMEEAIVELRQAVRLAPGSADMRLRLANALFQAGKLDDAATAYVETLAIDNEVAQAHYNLGVIRVSQGLPQEGYEHFVEAVRIKPDYADAHFNLAQLFEASKRLDEAAREYREVLRISPGYEEAQQRLDAVLRRSQSTTAPSQ, encoded by the coding sequence ATGATGAACCGGTTGATCGCTCACCCCGCATTCTGCATCGGCCTCATCGTCGTGGCCACGATGGCCGCGTATCTGCCGGTCTCTCGCGCCGGTTTCATCTGGGACGACGACGATTACGTCACGCGCAACCCGACGCTCCGCTCGGCGGAGGGCCTCCGGCAGATTTGGACCGACACCAAGGCCACGCCGCAGTATTACCCGCTGGCCTTCACGAGCTTCTGGATCGAGTACCACTTGTGGGGCCTTGCGCCTCTCGGCTATCACATCGTCAACGTCTTGCTCCACGCGGGCTGCGCGATTTTGATTTGGCGGCTCCTGTTGTTGCTGGGCGTGCCGGGGGCATTGCTCGCGGCGATGCTCTTTGCAGTGCATCCGCTGCACGTTGAATCGGTTGCGTGGATCACGGAGCGCAAGAACGTCCTCTCGGGCCTGTTCTATCTTGCAGCGACGTTGGCGTACCTTCGCTGGATCCGGATCGACGAACCCGGCGCCTCCCGACCGAGCTCATGGCTTTTGTATGTCCTGGCGTTCGTGTTCTTCCTCTGCGCACTACTGAGCAAAAGCGTTACGGCCACTCTCCCGGCGGCGGTTTTGCTTGTCCTGTGGTGGAAGCGCGGCCGGCTGGGCCTCCGCGACATCCTTCCGATGATTCCGTGGTTCGTGGTCGCCGCGGCGATGGTCACGTTCACCGTCAGCCTCGAGCGCCAGCACGTCGGCACCGAACAGCTCGAGTGGAACCTGGGGGTCATCGATCGCATTCTTCTCGCGGGCCGCGCGGCGTCCTTCTACTTGTGGAAGCTGGTCTGGCCCGCAAACCTGATTTTTTTCTACCCGCGCTGGCAAATTGATTCCGCGGATGTGTTTCAATATGTGTTCCCCGTTGGCGTCCTCGTCGCCCTCGTTGCATTGTTCGCGCTTCGCCGCCGCGCCGGCCGCGGCCCGCTGACGGCGGCGCTCTACTACCTCGGCACGCTCTCGCCGGCGCTCGGCTTCGTCATGGCCTATCCGATGCGCTTTTCATTTGTCGCCGACCATTTTTGTTACCTGGCGAGCATCGGGCCGATTGTGTTATTCAGCGCGCTGGTCGTCGCGGCGTTTCGCGAACGACTGCCCGTCGGATTGCCCGCCGCACTGGCCGTTCTCGGCATCCTGGGCGTACTGACGTGGCAACAAACCCGCATCTACAAGGATGAGGAGACGCTCTGGCACGACACGATTGCCCGCAACCCCGGCGCCTGGGCGGCGCACAATAATCTCGGGCGCCTCCAGGCCGGCAGGGGGCAGTTTGACAAGGCGGCCGGCTATTTCGCTGAGACCGCGAGGCTGTTTCCCGAGTTTCCGGAGGCCCATTACAACCTCGGCAATGCTTACGTTTTTCTCGGCCGCCTCGACGAAGCCGAGGCGGAGTTGAAAGAAGCCCTGCGCCTCGTTCCGCATTATGTGAACGCGCACTATTGTCTGGGCCTGCTGCGGGAGAAGCAGGGCCGGCCGGACGAGGCGATCGCCAAGTACCGTGACGCCGTCGGTCTCAACAAGTATTTCATACCGGCCCATATGAGCCTGACGCAGCTTCTGGTGAAACAAGGCCGGACCTCCGACGCCCTGGCGGAGCTGGATCGCGGGATTGTGGCGTTCGAGGACAAGCCCGACGCGTCACTGCTCCATAAGGCCAAGGCGGGGATTCTGCTCTCCAACGCGAAGATGGAAGAGGCAATTGTCGAGTTGCGCCAGGCCGTGCGCCTCGCGCCGGGCAGCGCCGACATGCGTTTGCGTCTGGCCAACGCCCTTTTTCAAGCCGGCAAGCTGGACGACGCCGCGACGGCATACGTGGAGACGCTGGCGATCGACAACGAAGTCGCGCAGGCGCACTACAACCTCGGCGTCATCCGCGTGTCGCAGGGTCTGCCCCAGGAAGGGTACGAGCACTTCGTCGAGGCCGTTCGCATCAAGCCGGACTACGCCGACGCCCACTTCAACCTGGCCCAGCTCTTTGAAGCGTCGAAACGGCTCGACGAAGCCGCCCGGGAATACCGCGAGGTCCTGCGTATTTCCCCCGGCTACG
- a CDS encoding tetratricopeptide repeat protein, with the protein MANRIPPRLLVGIGLTTIAIFAAYAPVYRAEFLWDDDEHVTTPELRSLHGLSRIWFDVGATQQYYPLLHSAFWIEHRMWGDRPLGYHLVNLALHAINAALVMLIVRRLLWDRAARWADATAILTAAVFALHPVHVESVAWISEQKNTLSAAFYLSAALSYLRFDRTRRWGFYAAATAFFLLSLLTKPVTVTLPAAMLGIFWWQRGRMTRRDIVPLLPWFALSIASGLFAAWVEHSVIGAKGTAFELSAAQRLLLPGRVVAFYLSKLLWPTDLLFVYPRWTVDPTVWWQWLYPVGLIAGLTALGRLCRRTRSPLAGVLFYVGSLFPVLGFFNVYLFLYTFVADHFQYLPSLGVIAVACGALVAVVSRIPRRGLQIAMLSPLPIVLGVLTFQQCGPYSDSRTMYETVLQKNPDCWMAYNNLGQLHANRGELEEAARYFSETIRLNPKFAEARNNLGHASIQLGRLDDAEAHLQEAIRLVPHYVNAHFNLGLLRERQGRREEAIAEYRMATGFDPHFVYGYLSASEQMAKAGESAEALAELDRGLAALQGRPDAAWLYKAKAAIFTGEKKFTEAIPLLERAVSLAPRMAEMHLQLAHALAQAGRLDDAVDAYQRTLAFDPGIAQAHYNVGVIRMAQGNFPEARANLEQALRLRPDYTEARERLADLNRRPPVPATAPSSRK; encoded by the coding sequence ATGGCGAATCGAATTCCCCCTCGACTCCTTGTCGGCATCGGCCTTACCACAATCGCGATCTTCGCCGCGTACGCGCCGGTCTATCGTGCGGAGTTTCTGTGGGATGACGACGAGCATGTGACCACGCCGGAGCTTCGTTCCCTTCACGGGCTCTCTCGCATCTGGTTCGACGTGGGGGCGACGCAGCAGTACTACCCGCTCTTGCACTCGGCGTTCTGGATCGAACACCGGATGTGGGGCGATCGGCCGCTGGGTTATCACCTCGTTAATCTGGCGCTGCATGCCATCAATGCCGCGTTGGTGATGTTGATTGTGCGGCGGTTGTTGTGGGACCGGGCGGCGCGTTGGGCCGATGCGACGGCGATCCTGACCGCCGCGGTCTTCGCGCTGCATCCCGTCCATGTCGAGTCGGTCGCGTGGATCTCCGAGCAGAAGAACACGCTCTCGGCGGCATTCTATCTTTCGGCGGCGCTAAGCTACCTGCGATTCGATCGAACGCGGCGCTGGGGCTTCTACGCCGCGGCTACGGCGTTCTTCCTCCTCAGCCTGCTCACCAAGCCGGTGACGGTCACGCTTCCGGCGGCGATGCTGGGGATCTTCTGGTGGCAGCGGGGCCGAATGACGCGACGCGATATCGTGCCGTTGCTGCCCTGGTTCGCGTTGAGTATCGCCTCGGGGCTGTTTGCCGCCTGGGTGGAACACAGCGTCATCGGGGCGAAGGGCACGGCCTTTGAGCTTTCGGCGGCGCAGCGGCTCCTGCTGCCGGGTCGCGTCGTGGCGTTTTATCTTTCCAAACTGCTTTGGCCGACGGACCTGCTCTTCGTCTATCCGCGCTGGACGGTCGATCCCACGGTGTGGTGGCAATGGCTATATCCGGTGGGACTGATCGCCGGCCTGACGGCGCTGGGGAGGCTCTGTCGGAGAACGCGATCGCCGTTGGCGGGCGTATTGTTCTATGTCGGCTCGCTTTTTCCCGTGCTCGGCTTTTTCAATGTGTATCTGTTTCTCTACACGTTTGTCGCCGACCATTTTCAATATCTGCCGAGCCTGGGCGTGATTGCAGTGGCCTGCGGCGCGCTGGTCGCTGTCGTGTCCAGGATCCCGCGGCGCGGGCTTCAGATCGCGATGCTATCGCCTCTGCCGATCGTGTTGGGCGTTCTGACGTTCCAACAATGCGGCCCGTACTCCGACAGCCGGACGATGTATGAAACGGTCCTGCAAAAGAATCCCGATTGCTGGATGGCCTACAACAATCTCGGACAGCTCCATGCCAATCGCGGCGAGTTGGAGGAAGCGGCCCGGTATTTCAGCGAGACGATCCGGCTGAACCCGAAGTTTGCTGAAGCCCGCAACAACCTGGGCCATGCCTCGATTCAGTTGGGCCGGCTGGACGACGCAGAGGCTCATTTGCAGGAGGCGATCCGCCTCGTACCGCACTATGTCAACGCCCATTTCAATCTCGGACTTCTGCGCGAACGACAGGGTCGTAGGGAAGAAGCGATCGCTGAATACCGAATGGCGACGGGATTCGACCCGCACTTTGTTTATGGCTACCTGAGTGCGTCCGAGCAAATGGCCAAAGCCGGCGAGTCGGCGGAGGCGCTTGCGGAATTGGACCGCGGATTGGCGGCGTTGCAGGGCCGCCCCGATGCGGCGTGGCTTTACAAGGCCAAGGCCGCCATCTTCACCGGTGAGAAGAAATTCACAGAAGCGATCCCTTTGCTGGAACGGGCGGTGTCGCTGGCTCCGCGCATGGCCGAGATGCACCTCCAGCTCGCCCATGCGCTGGCGCAGGCGGGCCGGCTCGACGACGCCGTGGACGCCTACCAACGGACCCTGGCCTTCGACCCGGGCATTGCCCAGGCGCACTACAACGTGGGTGTCATTCGCATGGCACAGGGCAATTTCCCGGAAGCGCGCGCGAACCTGGAACAGGCCCTGCGGCTCCGTCCGGACTACACCGAGGCCCGCGAGCGACTGGCGGACTTGAATCGCCGCCCGCCGGTTCCCGCGACCGCCCCCTCATCGCGAAAATGA
- a CDS encoding DUF1501 domain-containing protein encodes MSVSECQGCAEYLQLSRRGFIGAGGGLVLAAAGLPAWLPDVVYAQDACTDRDIIVTVFLRGAADGFTLCVPHTEDAYYDARPTLAVPRPDSSDPNKAIDLDGTFGFPPMLAPLIPAFQAGQLLVVHACGSTNPSRSHFDAMRFMEVGKPADPAVVSGWLGRHLATSTPLSESAILRAVGIHIGLQRALHSAPKALPIRDLDNFGLGGALSSLAARKAALNDMYNLVAEPLRSAALNSHLTSDLLDQINFAGYVPAGGAVYPTDDFGKSLKSTAALIKADVGVEAVAVDIDGWDTHINQGLAPGGALHGLATKLGSGLAAFHADMFSGPTRNLTVVVMSEFGRRLLENGSLGSDHGHGNAMFILGNNIDGGRVLTQWPGLAPENLFEGRDLEVTIDFRDILAEIVSQRLMNNNLSVIFPDYTPTFHGVTQSCATAAPKPGKKPGKQPAHART; translated from the coding sequence ATGAGCGTATCCGAATGCCAAGGCTGTGCGGAGTACCTCCAGCTCTCACGGCGAGGGTTCATCGGCGCCGGCGGCGGCCTGGTGCTCGCGGCCGCCGGTCTTCCCGCCTGGCTCCCCGACGTCGTTTACGCACAGGACGCCTGTACCGACCGCGATATCATCGTCACGGTCTTCCTGCGCGGCGCGGCCGACGGCTTCACCCTCTGCGTCCCGCATACCGAAGACGCCTATTACGACGCGCGGCCCACCCTTGCGGTCCCTCGGCCGGATAGCAGCGACCCCAACAAAGCCATCGACTTGGACGGGACGTTCGGCTTCCCGCCGATGCTTGCACCGCTCATCCCGGCCTTTCAGGCCGGCCAGTTGCTTGTGGTCCACGCCTGCGGATCGACCAACCCCAGTCGCTCCCACTTCGACGCCATGCGCTTCATGGAAGTCGGAAAGCCCGCCGACCCTGCGGTCGTCTCCGGTTGGCTCGGTCGACACCTGGCGACCTCCACACCGCTTTCGGAATCGGCGATTCTCCGTGCCGTCGGGATTCACATCGGTCTGCAGCGCGCCTTGCACAGCGCGCCAAAGGCCCTGCCGATTCGCGACCTGGACAACTTCGGCCTCGGCGGCGCCCTCTCCAGCCTGGCGGCGCGCAAGGCCGCGCTCAATGACATGTACAACCTGGTGGCCGAGCCGCTCCGCTCCGCGGCCCTTAACAGCCACCTGACCAGCGACCTTCTCGACCAGATCAACTTCGCCGGCTACGTTCCCGCCGGCGGCGCTGTCTATCCCACCGACGACTTCGGCAAGTCGCTCAAATCAACGGCGGCTCTGATCAAGGCCGACGTCGGTGTGGAAGCCGTGGCCGTCGACATCGACGGTTGGGACACCCACATTAATCAGGGCCTGGCCCCCGGCGGCGCGCTCCACGGCCTGGCCACCAAGCTCGGCAGCGGTCTCGCCGCCTTTCACGCCGACATGTTTTCCGGTCCCACACGCAACCTCACCGTCGTCGTCATGTCCGAGTTCGGCCGACGGCTCCTTGAAAACGGCAGCCTCGGCAGCGATCACGGTCACGGCAACGCCATGTTCATCCTCGGCAACAACATCGACGGCGGCCGCGTGCTCACCCAATGGCCCGGTCTGGCCCCGGAGAACCTTTTTGAGGGCCGCGACCTCGAAGTGACCATCGACTTCCGCGACATCCTCGCCGAGATTGTCTCGCAGCGGCTGATGAACAACAACCTGTCGGTCATCTTCCCCGACTACACGCCCACCTTCCACGGCGTCACTCAGTCCTGCGCCACCGCCGCTCCCAAGCCCGGCAAGAAACCCGGCAAGCAACCCGCCCACGCCCGTACCTGA
- a CDS encoding DUF1800 domain-containing protein: MSTAKLLGRRIGQWLTDEGEAGILTRRNLLLGGSVLAGLSSSTAEAAPRPSPSRWLVNRLTFGYTPSEHLLADSLGYHGYLEHHLNHTAINDSDVEARLSGYTFLNWPAYALLAAHATYVSNQLIDATILRGVYSKRQLFERMVEFWSDHFSIDIMTAQNIWLKLPDDRDVIRVHALGTFPNLLAASAQSAAMMQYLGNDISIAGNPNENYARELMELHTMGVDGGYTQQDVQEVARCLTGWGVSDSTPNQGSFIYRPAWHDNDAKTVLGYNIPAGGGFNDGLIVLDILVNHPSTANFIAKKLCRRFYGYDVSQSLIDSVAATFTSTGGDIKAMLRTLFNSIDPATAPPKFKRPFHFIVSALRALNAQIPSDPSAGGSPIRSRMAENGHEPFHWLTPDGYPDSLEAWGAALLPRWNFAIALMWGQLAGVTVDVNALLAGAVTADDIVARLDQVIFAGVMPPADKTRIRDYLLPNNPWAEKINEAIGLAISSPGFQWY, translated from the coding sequence ATGAGCACAGCTAAGCTGCTTGGACGCAGGATCGGCCAATGGCTGACCGATGAAGGCGAAGCGGGGATTCTCACGCGCCGCAACCTCCTGCTCGGCGGATCGGTACTGGCCGGATTGTCGTCGTCCACCGCGGAGGCCGCGCCCCGACCGTCGCCCTCGCGCTGGCTCGTTAATCGGCTCACCTTTGGCTACACGCCGTCGGAACACCTGTTGGCGGACTCGCTGGGCTATCACGGCTACCTTGAACACCACCTCAATCACACCGCGATCAACGACAGCGACGTCGAAGCGCGATTGTCGGGTTACACGTTTCTAAACTGGCCGGCCTATGCGCTGCTCGCGGCCCATGCCACCTACGTCTCCAACCAACTGATTGATGCCACGATCCTGCGCGGCGTCTATAGCAAGCGCCAGCTCTTCGAGCGAATGGTCGAGTTCTGGTCCGACCATTTCAGCATCGACATCATGACGGCGCAGAATATCTGGCTCAAGCTTCCCGACGACCGCGACGTCATCCGCGTTCACGCGCTGGGGACGTTTCCCAATCTGCTCGCGGCCAGCGCCCAGAGCGCGGCCATGATGCAATATCTCGGCAATGACATCAGCATCGCCGGCAATCCCAACGAGAACTACGCCCGCGAACTCATGGAATTGCACACCATGGGCGTGGACGGCGGCTACACGCAGCAGGACGTCCAGGAGGTCGCCCGCTGTTTGACCGGCTGGGGCGTCAGCGACAGCACTCCCAACCAGGGCTCGTTTATTTATCGCCCGGCCTGGCACGACAACGACGCCAAGACGGTCCTGGGCTACAACATCCCGGCGGGCGGCGGCTTCAACGACGGACTCATCGTGCTGGATATTCTGGTCAACCACCCCAGCACGGCGAATTTCATTGCCAAGAAACTCTGCCGCCGGTTCTATGGCTACGACGTTTCGCAAAGCCTGATCGACAGTGTCGCCGCGACGTTTACTTCCACGGGCGGAGATATCAAGGCGATGCTGCGGACGCTGTTCAACAGCATCGATCCCGCCACCGCGCCGCCCAAGTTTAAGCGTCCGTTTCATTTTATCGTCTCCGCCCTTCGGGCCTTGAACGCGCAGATTCCGTCGGACCCGTCGGCGGGCGGTTCGCCAATCCGCAGTCGAATGGCCGAAAACGGCCACGAACCGTTTCACTGGCTCACGCCCGATGGCTATCCCGATTCGCTGGAGGCGTGGGGGGCGGCCTTGCTGCCCCGTTGGAACTTCGCCATTGCCTTGATGTGGGGCCAACTCGCCGGCGTGACGGTAGATGTGAACGCGCTCCTCGCCGGGGCCGTCACCGCCGACGACATCGTCGCCCGTCTCGATCAGGTCATTTTCGCCGGAGTCATGCCGCCCGCGGACAAGACGCGCATCCGCGATTACCTGCTACCCAATAATCCGTGGGCCGAGAAGATCAACGAGGCGATCGGCCTGGCGATCAGCTCGCCCGGCTTCCAATGGTATTGA
- a CDS encoding thrombospondin type 3 repeat-containing protein, which produces MRLLRLRLMSVCIAMAWLIAASRAQGQVTVYETGFESTEAPPFVNGNLAGQNGWISTDDPPTTGRGLVQSTFAHTGARAALLDASVTLNSDWYWKPINYPVSVAVNPIVQVTWNMYLDGTSPNKSFQWGIDAYDDSSPTPKRVTAVVVNSTGQLQIWDGSVYFTTATTVTRNAWHTFKLNIDYAVGVRRTALYLDGVLIITGRAFTPGTTDVLADVDLYNVDGGGSDKAYYDNLKIVAMPDSDGDRVPNPEDNCPNTAPGDPVDAFGCSTADTDNDGVLNDQDLCPNTPTCAPINGVGCPSDSDGDGVFNGCDNCPNIQNPTQSDTDGDGMGDACDPCPLTRPGDVNGDGVLDGRDVVRFTSLLFAANPTAAEICGGDFDLDNGIDTDDSPGFSQAIVQGP; this is translated from the coding sequence ATGCGCCTCCTGCGTTTGCGATTGATGTCCGTCTGCATCGCAATGGCGTGGCTTATCGCCGCCTCCAGAGCGCAGGGCCAAGTGACGGTGTACGAAACCGGTTTCGAAAGCACCGAGGCTCCCCCCTTCGTCAACGGCAACCTTGCCGGTCAAAACGGCTGGATCTCCACGGACGATCCCCCCACCACCGGTCGCGGCCTGGTCCAAAGCACCTTCGCGCACACCGGGGCCCGCGCTGCCCTGCTCGACGCCTCCGTGACCTTGAACAGCGATTGGTATTGGAAGCCGATCAACTACCCGGTCTCGGTCGCCGTGAATCCGATTGTTCAAGTGACCTGGAACATGTACCTCGACGGGACCAGCCCCAACAAGAGCTTCCAATGGGGTATCGACGCCTACGACGACTCCTCCCCCACTCCCAAGCGCGTCACCGCAGTGGTGGTCAACAGCACCGGCCAACTCCAGATCTGGGACGGCTCGGTCTATTTCACCACGGCAACGACGGTCACACGCAACGCCTGGCACACGTTCAAGCTCAACATCGATTACGCGGTCGGTGTCCGGCGCACCGCGCTGTATCTCGACGGGGTTCTCATCATTACCGGCCGCGCCTTCACCCCCGGCACGACGGACGTGCTGGCGGATGTGGATCTTTACAATGTGGATGGCGGTGGATCGGACAAGGCGTACTACGACAACCTCAAGATCGTGGCGATGCCCGATTCCGACGGCGATCGAGTCCCCAACCCCGAGGACAATTGTCCCAATACGGCCCCCGGCGATCCCGTCGACGCCTTCGGATGTTCCACAGCCGACACTGATAACGACGGCGTTCTGAACGATCAGGACCTTTGTCCCAACACACCGACGTGCGCACCGATTAATGGCGTCGGCTGCCCCAGCGATTCAGACGGCGACGGGGTTTTTAATGGCTGCGACAATTGTCCGAATATCCAAAACCCGACCCAATCGGACACCGACGGCGACGGGATGGGCGATGCCTGCGACCCGTGTCCCCTCACCCGGCCGGGCGATGTCAACGGCGACGGAGTACTCGATGGTCGAGACGTCGTACGATTCACCTCGCTGTTGTTTGCTGCAAACCCCACTGCGGCCGAGATTTGCGGCGGCGACTTTGACTTGGACAACGGGATCGACACCGACGACAGCCCGGGCTTTTCGCAGGCTATTGTGCAAGGTCCCTAG
- a CDS encoding choice-of-anchor F family protein, whose product MHPGLRRHSAFVRVSVLALVAAAALLHPVDAQGGVITALTWHSGVASVAGDIIMPPSAPNNDNQVGVSPNLVQVLQKNYVGIGPVDLVFTVADTGGTTEYRMNEGVANNTGIAWSDYHMELGFGFGSGFVPATPGGGLDFDAPDHDSPVTMGPGFPGFLVTELEIFASGFLPNTAFNGGMIFHLDVPDGVSEFTLRQSPVPVPEPTTVVMLLCGLGLLRRRTRQVRG is encoded by the coding sequence ATGCATCCTGGATTGCGTCGCCATTCTGCGTTCGTCCGTGTGTCGGTATTGGCTTTGGTTGCCGCCGCCGCACTGCTTCACCCCGTCGACGCCCAGGGCGGCGTGATCACCGCGCTGACGTGGCACTCCGGCGTCGCGTCCGTGGCGGGCGACATCATCATGCCGCCGTCCGCGCCCAACAATGACAACCAGGTCGGCGTTTCGCCCAATCTCGTGCAGGTGCTGCAGAAGAACTACGTCGGCATCGGCCCCGTCGATCTGGTTTTCACGGTCGCCGACACCGGCGGCACCACCGAGTATCGAATGAACGAGGGAGTGGCCAACAATACCGGAATCGCTTGGAGCGATTATCACATGGAACTGGGATTCGGATTCGGCAGCGGCTTTGTCCCGGCGACGCCGGGCGGCGGGCTGGATTTCGACGCCCCCGATCACGATTCACCGGTCACCATGGGCCCGGGTTTTCCAGGTTTCCTCGTGACGGAGCTGGAGATCTTCGCCAGCGGCTTCCTGCCGAACACGGCGTTTAACGGCGGCATGATCTTTCACCTCGATGTGCCCGACGGCGTCAGCGAATTCACCCTTCGTCAGTCGCCGGTCCCGGTCCCCGAGCCGACGACAGTTGTTATGTTGCTGTGCGGGTTGGGCCTGCTTCGACGGCGAACGAGGCAGGTGAGGGGATAA
- a CDS encoding DUF6804 family protein translates to MDRQIKTSIFAVAAVCVAMLLIAMGRQPYSYYQFLRWIVCASSLWFLLYAIRLKALGIALVLGLLAVTYNPLAPIRFGRGTWAVVNVVSALAIAVSAMSVVRLSRGSEKRRDRVAHPNDPNARKRDDEVA, encoded by the coding sequence GTGGATCGGCAAATCAAGACATCCATTTTCGCCGTTGCTGCGGTCTGCGTCGCCATGTTGCTCATCGCGATGGGAAGACAGCCCTACAGCTATTATCAATTCTTGCGGTGGATCGTCTGCGCGTCCTCCCTCTGGTTCCTGCTTTATGCAATCAGGCTCAAGGCACTGGGCATCGCGCTTGTGTTGGGCCTGCTGGCTGTGACCTACAACCCGCTCGCGCCGATACGTTTTGGACGAGGAACGTGGGCCGTTGTCAATGTCGTCAGTGCCTTGGCGATCGCCGTAAGCGCTATGTCCGTCGTTAGGTTGTCTCGCGGATCAGAAAAAAGGCGCGATCGGGTCGCCCATCCGAATGATCCGAATGCTCGAAAGAGAGACGACGAAGTCGCCTAG
- a CDS encoding formylglycine-generating enzyme family protein: MGKRSSIWSFSDTHRNRLAVFVGMIGSTLWAVGFFLLHNRSYFRERDWYWLVGGAIGAYIWFGLLALAGSWALRGSSAKKSDELIGAGISQRARRLIRKLTSRNERIKEVRQGLLLIVMSMVILTIFFRPLYCWVALATNATRVTATVLSVGVGRESRDSHGGRHFRCPHVLSYDDRTRVVDLSGYYSAGTKLDVRYVKMAASSDDIIDVVADEQFEENPWVLVLCLAFLCACCVSGVQLIRGSLPRTASMRATDVAAEPRNNPPTLTLDCGGGVQMELVLIPAGTFTMGSIGLHVLEEPPHGVTISKQFYMGRYAVTQEQWQAVTGRNPSHFAGAKNPVDFVSWNDCQEFIEKLKKKFPQYSPALPTEAQWECACRAGSTGAFCFGDNESELGEYAWFRNNADQQTHPVGQKKANAWGLYDMHGNVWEWCADWCGKYSTNRETDPTGTAREGCPVTRGGAWIVSAADCRSSYRNFNRPDRRSIYFGFRLALDPN; the protein is encoded by the coding sequence ATGGGCAAACGGTCATCAATTTGGAGTTTTTCAGATACCCATCGGAACCGTCTAGCGGTATTTGTCGGAATGATCGGATCGACCCTTTGGGCGGTTGGTTTCTTCCTCCTACACAATCGAAGCTACTTCCGTGAGAGGGATTGGTATTGGCTCGTGGGTGGAGCGATCGGGGCCTACATTTGGTTTGGATTATTGGCTCTGGCTGGATCGTGGGCGCTGAGGGGATCGTCGGCAAAGAAAAGCGACGAGTTGATCGGTGCTGGGATATCGCAGAGAGCCAGACGACTCATCCGTAAATTGACATCGCGGAATGAAAGAATCAAGGAGGTGCGTCAAGGCCTGCTTCTGATCGTGATGAGCATGGTCATCCTTACCATTTTCTTTCGCCCGCTTTATTGTTGGGTCGCCCTGGCGACGAACGCGACGCGGGTAACGGCAACGGTGCTTTCGGTGGGAGTGGGTCGCGAGTCCAGAGATTCACATGGCGGCAGGCATTTTAGGTGTCCACACGTCTTGAGCTACGATGATAGGACGCGGGTCGTGGACCTCAGTGGGTATTACTCTGCCGGAACAAAGCTTGATGTCCGATACGTCAAAATGGCGGCATCATCGGATGACATCATTGATGTCGTGGCTGACGAGCAGTTCGAGGAAAACCCTTGGGTGCTCGTTCTTTGTCTGGCGTTCTTGTGCGCTTGCTGTGTAAGTGGTGTCCAATTGATTCGCGGAAGTTTACCTCGCACCGCATCAATGCGCGCAACCGATGTCGCAGCGGAGCCGCGCAACAACCCACCCACGCTCACGCTGGATTGCGGCGGCGGCGTGCAGATGGAATTGGTGCTGATCCCCGCAGGCACATTCACAATGGGATCAATAGGGTTGCATGTTTTGGAGGAGCCGCCGCACGGGGTAACGATAAGCAAACAGTTCTACATGGGTAGGTACGCGGTGACGCAGGAGCAATGGCAGGCGGTAACCGGGCGCAATCCGAGCCACTTTGCGGGAGCGAAAAACCCCGTGGACTTTGTAAGCTGGAACGATTGTCAGGAGTTCATAGAAAAATTGAAGAAGAAATTCCCGCAGTACAGTCCCGCCCTGCCGACTGAGGCTCAGTGGGAGTGCGCCTGCCGCGCGGGTAGCACGGGAGCGTTCTGCTTCGGGGACAACGAGTCTGAACTGGGCGAATATGCGTGGTTCAGGAACAACGCCGACCAGCAAACGCACCCAGTGGGGCAAAAAAAGGCTAACGCCTGGGGCTTGTACGACATGCACGGCAACGTGTGGGAGTGGTGTGCGGATTGGTGCGGAAAATATTCGACGAATCGGGAGACGGACCCCACGGGCACCGCGCGTGAAGGGTGCCCTGTAACTCGGGGCGGCGCGTGGATCGTAAGTGCTGCGGACTGCCGCTCGTCGTACCGCAACTTCAACAGGCCCGACCGTCGGAGCATCTATTTTGGGTTCCGGCTGGCGCTGGATCCTAATTAA